The following are from one region of the Girardinichthys multiradiatus isolate DD_20200921_A chromosome 9, DD_fGirMul_XY1, whole genome shotgun sequence genome:
- the kank3 gene encoding KN motif and ankyrin repeat domain-containing protein 3 isoform X1: MTQSVQVNPKVPDLGSAFIYSSQEEADQSGSYSVQTPYGFQLDLDFLKYVEEIESGHNLRRAPLSSRRPGRGFKLSQRSPSVGGRTSGWTSTESLASPISEDGRVPPPPPPRNRLGSAPCEMLSISPVTLLNVPPLSAGAKVPPPPPQRNPRVERTLLETSRRLQQEQTHQNGGRLQLAEPPKRLTSIQPLQSSWTKPSPQTSGRSTPAAGTAVTPIPPSQLQTVREQMATALKQLKEMEERVKGVPALEKELAKLRAEKDLLLLALEEKKVALEVSQQKQQSKESSTQTTETLQSDHSRLTSPTTTGHKGLVKSGELKRLAEKFEGKDLKSPQPLSKVLPHSAEKDKKSVAVGDDVPITSVVFYKRNGVKDASVSTEVKECDKSTETEAPVVHEQAIQVRAGTKEAEVWVMESLLGLTTEAQREIDTLQDTIKFQQESIVALENRLTVADKDLDNLRAQIDERTSKVTTEKGALAKPDVRNVQVETLRSTLKHTATMCHPEVTDVCVGEDLGADQTEQGTQTDAAVTTPELTPVERVSIACQWESLNDENPEEQKVTVPKKRQLTIAEYKVSPEEEMVGAEEKKTREQEEEARASNTKTGMLKSIMKRKDGSNSSENRKKSLQFVGILNGGYESTSSEEEEEEEEEDVGSSSGESGEGECLDSTEEDEAALEEETSEEERNVNLDESDTDEETLRATNYSSDAVKEKFEFSSKMREACLILKNHLNDDVKTLKSKEVLSSTHTVQLEWFRVSSAKMAQPSRVSDYLMAFTEVSSALLEHVVNMTDGNGNTALHYSVSHSNFGVVRLLLDTGVCCVDQQNKAGYTAIMLAALSTVKEEEDMAVVRKLFSQGNVNAKASQAGQTALMLAVSHGRQEMVQALLECGADVNVQDDEGSTALMCASEHGRAEIVKLLLEQPGCDIAIVDNDGSNALSIALEAAHNDTAVLLYAHMNYAKNQTALGSPKAQPSSPTNPYKSWPDD, from the exons atgacccAATCTGTGCAAGTTAATCCAAAGGTGCCTG ATTTAGGCTCTGCATTCATCTATTCCAGTCAGGAGGAGGCTGACCAGTCAGGCTCTTACTCTGTCCAGACTCCTTATGGATTCCAGCTCGACTTGGATTTCCtgaaatatgtggaagaaaTAGAGAGCGGCCACAACCTCCGCCGAGCCCCCCTCAGTTCCCGGCGGCCTGGACGAGGATTCAAACTTTCCCAGAGGAGTCCGAGCGTTGGGGGACGCACCAGTGGCTGGACATCCACAGAATCTCTTGCCTCCCCAATCAGTGAAGATGGCAGAGTTCCTCCTCCCCCACCGCCTCGCAATCGTCTTGGGTCAGCACCCTGCGAAATGCTCTCCATTTCCCCCGTAACTCTCCTAAATGTGCCTCCCCTTTCTGCTGGCGCCAAAGTGCCACCGCCTCCGCCTCAGCGAAACCCAAGAGTTGAGCGGACTCTTCTGGAAACCAGCCGACGGCTTCAGCAGGAGCAAACCCATCAGAATGGTGGGCGACTCCAGCTCGCAGAACCTCCCAAACGGCTCACATCTATTCAGCCTCTGCAGAGCAGCTGGACTAAACCCAGTCCTCAGACCTCTGGGCGCAGCACTCCAGCTGCTGGCACCGCAGTGACCCCAATCCCACCCAGCCAGCTGCAGACAGTTAGAGAGCAGATGGCCACTGCCTTGAAGCAGCTGAAGGAGATGGAGGAAAGAGTGAAGGGTGTTCCTGCTCTTGAGAAAGAGCTGGCCAAGCTTCGTGCAGAAAAAGACTTGCTCCTGTTGGCCTTGGAGGAGAAGAAAGTAGCCCTGGAGGTTTCCCAGCAGAAGCAACAGTCCAAAGAGTCTTCTACGCAAACCACAGAGACCCTCCAATCTGACCACAGCAGACTGACCTCACCAACCACAACTGGACATAAAGGACTTGTAAAATCTGGAGAACTGAAAAGACTGGCTGAGAAGTTTGAGGGAAAGGACCTCAAATCTCCCCAACCGTTATCTAAAGTTTTACCACACTCTGCAGAAAAAGATAAGAAATCTGTTGCTGTTGGTGATGATGTCCCAATAACCTCTGTAGTTTTCTATAAAAGGAATGGTGTAAAAGATGCATCTGTGAGCACAGAGGTGAAAGAATGTGATAAAAGCACAGAAACAGAAGCACCTGTGGTTCATGAGCAGGCCATACAAGTCAGAGCAGGGACAAAGGAGGCTGAAGTTTGGGTCATGGAGTCACTGCTTGGGCTGACTACAGAGGCACAGAGGGAGATAGACACCTTACAGGACACCATTAAGTTCCAGCAGGAGTCCATAGTAGCTTTAGAAAATCGCCTAACTGTAGCCGACAAAGACCTTGATAACCTTAGAGCTCAGATTGATGAAAGAACCTCTAAGGTCACAACTGAGAAGGGAGCTCTTGCCAAACCAGACGTGAGAAATGTCCAGGTAGAGACTTTACGTTCTACATTAAAGCATACCGCCACTATGTGCCATCCGGAGGTAACAGATGTGTGTGTTGGCGAAGATTTGGGTGCAGATCAGACTGAGCAGGGCACCCAAACCGATGCTgcagttacaacaccagaacTGACACCTGTGGAGCGGGTCAGCATCGCGTGTCAGTGGGAGAGTTTGAATGACGAAAATCCTGAGGAGCAGAAAGTTACAGTGCCAAAGAAGAGACAGCTGACCATTGCTGAATACAAAGTTTCACCAGAGGAAGAAATGGTTGGtgcagaggagaaaaaaacaagagaacaagAGGAGGAGGCCAGAGCCAGCAACACAAAAACAG GAATGCTGAAATCAATCATGAAGAGGAAGGATGGGAGTAACTCGAGCGAGAATCGTAAGAAGAGCCTGCAGTTTGTTGGAATTCTGAATGGAGG GTATGAATCCACCTCCAgcgaggaagaagaggaggaggaagaagaggacgTTGGGAGTTCTTCTGGAGAAAGCGGAGAAGGCGAGTGCTTGGATAGCACAGAGGAAGATGAGGCTGCATTGGAGGAAGAAACTTCTGAGGAGGAGAGAAACGTCAACCTGGATGAGAGCGACACGGATGAGGAAACGCTGAGAGCGACAAATTATTCATCAGATGCTGTGAAAGAAAA GTTTGAGTTCAGCTCAAAAATGCGTGAAGCCTGTCTCATTCTGAAGAACCACCTGAATGATGACGTGAAAACACTGAAGAGTAAGGAAGTG CTGTCCAGCACCCACACCGTCCAGCTCGAGTGGTTCCGGGTCTCTAGTGCAAAGATGGCCCAGCCGTCGCGGGTCTCCGACTACCTCATGGCCTTCACCGAGGTGTCATCAGCGCTGCTGGAGCACGTTGTCAACATGACGGATGGCAACGGCAACACGGCTCTTCACTACAGCGTCTCTCACTCGAACTTTGGGGTGGTCAGGCTGCTGTTGGATACAG GTGTGTGCTGTGTGGACCAGCAGAACAAGGCGGGCTACACGGCCATCATGCTGGCTGCTCTCTCAACTGTAAAAGAAGAGGAAGACATGGCTGTGGTGAGGAAGCTCTTCAGTCAGGGCAACGTCAACGCCAAGGCTAGCCAG GCAGGCCAGACAGCGCTGATGTTGGCAGTGAGCCACGGACGGCAGGAGATGGTGCAGGCCCTGCTGGAGTGTGGAGCTGATGTAAACGTCCAAGATGACGAAGGATCCACGGCTCTGATGTGTGCCAGCGAGCACGGCCGCGCAGAGATTGTCAAACTGCTCCTGGAACAGCCCGGGTGCGACATAGCCATTGTGGACAAT GATGGCAGTAATGCTCTGTCCATTGCACTGGAGGCGGCTCACAACGACACAGCTGTGCTTCTCTATGCCCATATGAACTATGCTAAGAACCAGACTGCTCTG
- the kank3 gene encoding KN motif and ankyrin repeat domain-containing protein 3 isoform X2 yields the protein MTQSVQVNPKVPDLGSAFIYSSQEEADQSGSYSVQTPYGFQLDLDFLKYVEEIESGHNLRRAPLSSRRPGRGFKLSQRSPSVGGRTSGWTSTESLASPISEDGRVPPPPPPRNRLGSAPCEMLSISPVTLLNVPPLSAGAKVPPPPPQRNPRVERTLLETSRRLQQEQTHQNGGRLQLAEPPKRLTSIQPLQSSWTKPSPQTSGRSTPAAGTAVTPIPPSQLQTVREQMATALKQLKEMEERVKGVPALEKELAKLRAEKDLLLLALEEKKVALEVSQQKQQSKESSTQTTETLQSDHSRLTSPTTTGHKGLVKSGELKRLAEKFEGKDLKSPQPLSKVLPHSAEKDKKSVAVGDDVPITSVVFYKRNGVKDASVSTEVKECDKSTETEAPVVHEQAIQVRAGTKEAEVWVMESLLGLTTEAQREIDTLQDTIKFQQESIVALENRLTVADKDLDNLRAQIDERTSKVTTEKGALAKPDVRNVQVETLRSTLKHTATMCHPEVTDVCVGEDLGADQTEQGTQTDAAVTTPELTPVERVSIACQWESLNDENPEEQKVTVPKKRQLTIAEYKVSPEEEMVGAEEKKTREQEEEARASNTKTGMLKSIMKRKDGSNSSENRKKSLQFVGILNGGYESTSSEEEEEEEEEDVGSSSGESGEGECLDSTEEDEAALEEETSEEERNVNLDESDTDEETLRATNYSSDAVKEKFEFSSKMREACLILKNHLNDDVKTLKSKEVLSSTHTVQLEWFRVSSAKMAQPSRVSDYLMAFTEVSSALLEHVVNMTDGNGNTALHYSVSHSNFGVVRLLLDTGVCCVDQQNKAGYTAIMLAALSTVKEEEDMAVVRKLFSQGNVNAKASQAGQTALMLAVSHGRQEMVQALLECGADVNVQDDEGSTALMCASEHGRAEIVKLLLEQPGCDIAIVDNGSPKAQPSSPTNPYKSWPDD from the exons atgacccAATCTGTGCAAGTTAATCCAAAGGTGCCTG ATTTAGGCTCTGCATTCATCTATTCCAGTCAGGAGGAGGCTGACCAGTCAGGCTCTTACTCTGTCCAGACTCCTTATGGATTCCAGCTCGACTTGGATTTCCtgaaatatgtggaagaaaTAGAGAGCGGCCACAACCTCCGCCGAGCCCCCCTCAGTTCCCGGCGGCCTGGACGAGGATTCAAACTTTCCCAGAGGAGTCCGAGCGTTGGGGGACGCACCAGTGGCTGGACATCCACAGAATCTCTTGCCTCCCCAATCAGTGAAGATGGCAGAGTTCCTCCTCCCCCACCGCCTCGCAATCGTCTTGGGTCAGCACCCTGCGAAATGCTCTCCATTTCCCCCGTAACTCTCCTAAATGTGCCTCCCCTTTCTGCTGGCGCCAAAGTGCCACCGCCTCCGCCTCAGCGAAACCCAAGAGTTGAGCGGACTCTTCTGGAAACCAGCCGACGGCTTCAGCAGGAGCAAACCCATCAGAATGGTGGGCGACTCCAGCTCGCAGAACCTCCCAAACGGCTCACATCTATTCAGCCTCTGCAGAGCAGCTGGACTAAACCCAGTCCTCAGACCTCTGGGCGCAGCACTCCAGCTGCTGGCACCGCAGTGACCCCAATCCCACCCAGCCAGCTGCAGACAGTTAGAGAGCAGATGGCCACTGCCTTGAAGCAGCTGAAGGAGATGGAGGAAAGAGTGAAGGGTGTTCCTGCTCTTGAGAAAGAGCTGGCCAAGCTTCGTGCAGAAAAAGACTTGCTCCTGTTGGCCTTGGAGGAGAAGAAAGTAGCCCTGGAGGTTTCCCAGCAGAAGCAACAGTCCAAAGAGTCTTCTACGCAAACCACAGAGACCCTCCAATCTGACCACAGCAGACTGACCTCACCAACCACAACTGGACATAAAGGACTTGTAAAATCTGGAGAACTGAAAAGACTGGCTGAGAAGTTTGAGGGAAAGGACCTCAAATCTCCCCAACCGTTATCTAAAGTTTTACCACACTCTGCAGAAAAAGATAAGAAATCTGTTGCTGTTGGTGATGATGTCCCAATAACCTCTGTAGTTTTCTATAAAAGGAATGGTGTAAAAGATGCATCTGTGAGCACAGAGGTGAAAGAATGTGATAAAAGCACAGAAACAGAAGCACCTGTGGTTCATGAGCAGGCCATACAAGTCAGAGCAGGGACAAAGGAGGCTGAAGTTTGGGTCATGGAGTCACTGCTTGGGCTGACTACAGAGGCACAGAGGGAGATAGACACCTTACAGGACACCATTAAGTTCCAGCAGGAGTCCATAGTAGCTTTAGAAAATCGCCTAACTGTAGCCGACAAAGACCTTGATAACCTTAGAGCTCAGATTGATGAAAGAACCTCTAAGGTCACAACTGAGAAGGGAGCTCTTGCCAAACCAGACGTGAGAAATGTCCAGGTAGAGACTTTACGTTCTACATTAAAGCATACCGCCACTATGTGCCATCCGGAGGTAACAGATGTGTGTGTTGGCGAAGATTTGGGTGCAGATCAGACTGAGCAGGGCACCCAAACCGATGCTgcagttacaacaccagaacTGACACCTGTGGAGCGGGTCAGCATCGCGTGTCAGTGGGAGAGTTTGAATGACGAAAATCCTGAGGAGCAGAAAGTTACAGTGCCAAAGAAGAGACAGCTGACCATTGCTGAATACAAAGTTTCACCAGAGGAAGAAATGGTTGGtgcagaggagaaaaaaacaagagaacaagAGGAGGAGGCCAGAGCCAGCAACACAAAAACAG GAATGCTGAAATCAATCATGAAGAGGAAGGATGGGAGTAACTCGAGCGAGAATCGTAAGAAGAGCCTGCAGTTTGTTGGAATTCTGAATGGAGG GTATGAATCCACCTCCAgcgaggaagaagaggaggaggaagaagaggacgTTGGGAGTTCTTCTGGAGAAAGCGGAGAAGGCGAGTGCTTGGATAGCACAGAGGAAGATGAGGCTGCATTGGAGGAAGAAACTTCTGAGGAGGAGAGAAACGTCAACCTGGATGAGAGCGACACGGATGAGGAAACGCTGAGAGCGACAAATTATTCATCAGATGCTGTGAAAGAAAA GTTTGAGTTCAGCTCAAAAATGCGTGAAGCCTGTCTCATTCTGAAGAACCACCTGAATGATGACGTGAAAACACTGAAGAGTAAGGAAGTG CTGTCCAGCACCCACACCGTCCAGCTCGAGTGGTTCCGGGTCTCTAGTGCAAAGATGGCCCAGCCGTCGCGGGTCTCCGACTACCTCATGGCCTTCACCGAGGTGTCATCAGCGCTGCTGGAGCACGTTGTCAACATGACGGATGGCAACGGCAACACGGCTCTTCACTACAGCGTCTCTCACTCGAACTTTGGGGTGGTCAGGCTGCTGTTGGATACAG GTGTGTGCTGTGTGGACCAGCAGAACAAGGCGGGCTACACGGCCATCATGCTGGCTGCTCTCTCAACTGTAAAAGAAGAGGAAGACATGGCTGTGGTGAGGAAGCTCTTCAGTCAGGGCAACGTCAACGCCAAGGCTAGCCAG GCAGGCCAGACAGCGCTGATGTTGGCAGTGAGCCACGGACGGCAGGAGATGGTGCAGGCCCTGCTGGAGTGTGGAGCTGATGTAAACGTCCAAGATGACGAAGGATCCACGGCTCTGATGTGTGCCAGCGAGCACGGCCGCGCAGAGATTGTCAAACTGCTCCTGGAACAGCCCGGGTGCGACATAGCCATTGTGGACAAT